TAATTTTTCTGAAGTTCAGACCTTGGTGGCCGAAGTTTTTGGACCCGCCCCCGAAGAAATAAGTAGCACGACAACGACCATTATTACTACTCCAGCCAGTCAAATTGAACCTTTAAACGAAGCCGTTCGCTTAACCGTTTTAAACGGCAGTTGGGTTAGTGGCTTAGCTGGTAAAACGGCCACTATTTTAAATACGTACGGTTTCGCCGCGACCGCTGCAAATGCGAGTAATCGAGAGATTAGAGAAAGTAAAATCTATGATCTTTCTTACGGGCAAGAGGACACAGCCTTAAAATTACTGGAGACGATTACTCCCGCCACCCTTTCTTATGACGCGCCCGAATGGTTAGAGGATTTTAAAGAAACTGGCAGTGATGCGCGCTTAATTTTAATTTTAGGAACCGATGCTTCTGATTGGCAACTAGAAACTTATAAAAAATAGTTATGTCTGAACGATTTACACAATTACCCCTCGTCACTCTCTTCGGCCGAACTAACGTGGGCAAGTCAACCATCTTTAACCGCTTAACGGAAAAATCGCAAGCGCTGATTTCTGATATTTCTGGAACGACCCGAGACAGTAATTTGGGAGTGGTGGCTTGGGATAATTGCGAATTTGAACTAGCCGATACAGCTGGATTTTACGACTTTAATCATTTAGAAAAAAAACCAAAAAAGAAAGACGAGAAATTAAGCGCGAATGATTTGGCTCAACGACAAGCCGCTCGACTCTTAAGTGAAGCCCAGTTAATTCTATTCATTGTTGATAATCGCGACGGCCTCACGGCCGATGACAGACGTCTGGCCAAAGCTTTAAAAAGCCGCCCCGAACTAATTGCTAAAACAATGGTCGTCGTTAATAAAGTAGATAGCTTTAAATACGCGAGCGAAGCGGCGGTCTTTACTAAATTAGGCCTGGGGGCACCGCAGTTAATTTCTGCTTCCAGCGGTTCTGGAACTGGAGACTTATTAAGTAAAATCTTAACACGCCTTTCGTGGACGGATAATTTAACCACTTTAGAAAATAGACCTGAAGAAATCCGCGTTACTTTTATTGGTAAACCAAATGTCGGTAAATCTTCTCTAGTCAACGCCTTGCTGGGTTACGATCGCTCACTAGTGAGCGACGAACCGCACACGACCCGTGAGCCTCAAGATGCT
This window of the Candidatus Parcubacteria bacterium genome carries:
- the der gene encoding ribosome biogenesis GTPase Der (Derived by automated computational analysis using gene prediction method: Protein Homology. GO_component: GO:0005737 - cytoplasm [Evidence IEA]; GO_function: GO:0003924 - GTPase activity [Evidence IEA]; GO_function: GO:0005525 - GTP binding [Evidence IEA]; GO_function: GO:0043022 - ribosome binding [Evidence IEA]; GO_process: GO:0042254 - ribosome biogenesis [Evidence IEA]), whose amino-acid sequence is MSERFTQLPLVTLFGRTNVGKSTIFNRLTEKSQALISDISGTTRDSNLGVVAWDNCEFELADTAGFYDFNHLEKKPKKKDEKLSANDLAQRQAARLLSEAQLILFIVDNRDGLTADDRRLAKALKSRPELIAKTMVVVNKVDSFKYASEAAVFTKLGLGAPQLISASSGSGTGDLLSKILTRLSWTDNLTTLENRPEEIRVTFIGKPNVGKSSLVNALLGYDRSLVSDEPHTTREPQDAFLTWREKNIRLVDTAGLTKEGHKRAGLEKASGERALSALHKSDLVLFVLDVSEPLTKQDARLVGEIIAQRKSLVLLANKWDKIKPKDVKGWTQKIYNHFPFAAWAPIKFVSAKSGLKVPELLDLILEIAAARELKVSDSQLQKLLAKIVKIHLPAKGKGLKAPRIYEFTQTQTNPPTFKIRIGSKDNLHFSYVRFMENRLREKYNFIGTPIKMEVVNNKRVHSLNS